Proteins encoded in a region of the Ancylobacter sp. SL191 genome:
- the thiO gene encoding glycine oxidase ThiO: MRVRVIGGGVAGLTSAHAFARRGAQVTLVERKSATGQGCSWYAGGMLAPWCERESAEPIIAELGFESLAYWREAVPDVPNEGSLVLAQPRDLPDLKRFSRRTEGFEWVDGAAIAALEPDLEGRFDQGLFFPTEAHLEPRKALAALTERLVNEYNVTIRYEADGFDVVDDQADQADVILDCRGLGARDQLADLRGVKGEMLVLYSTEISLKRPVRMLHPRIPVYIVPRGDGHFMIGATSIENDERGRVTGRSMLELLGAVYALHPAFGEAEIVEIGADVRPAFPDNIPRLRRRGNTIYLNGLYRHGFLAAPALARRAADLVFDGARCPEVMDEDHREW, encoded by the coding sequence ATGCGCGTGCGCGTTATCGGCGGCGGTGTCGCCGGGCTGACCAGCGCCCATGCCTTTGCCCGGCGGGGGGCGCAAGTCACTCTGGTGGAACGCAAATCCGCCACGGGGCAGGGCTGTTCCTGGTATGCGGGTGGCATGCTGGCGCCCTGGTGCGAGCGCGAGAGCGCCGAGCCGATCATCGCCGAGCTCGGCTTCGAATCGCTGGCCTATTGGCGCGAGGCGGTGCCGGACGTGCCGAACGAGGGCAGCCTCGTCCTCGCCCAGCCGCGCGATCTACCTGATCTCAAACGCTTTTCCCGCCGCACCGAGGGCTTCGAGTGGGTGGATGGCGCGGCCATTGCGGCGCTGGAGCCGGACCTTGAGGGGCGTTTCGACCAGGGTCTGTTCTTCCCCACCGAGGCGCATCTGGAGCCGCGCAAGGCGCTGGCGGCGCTCACCGAGCGGCTGGTGAACGAGTATAATGTGACCATCCGCTACGAGGCCGATGGGTTCGATGTGGTGGACGATCAGGCCGATCAGGCCGATGTGATCCTCGATTGCCGGGGCCTCGGCGCGCGCGACCAGCTTGCCGACCTGCGCGGGGTGAAGGGCGAGATGCTCGTCCTCTACTCGACCGAGATTTCGCTCAAGCGCCCCGTGCGGATGCTGCACCCACGCATCCCCGTCTATATCGTGCCGCGCGGCGACGGGCATTTCATGATCGGGGCGACCTCGATCGAGAATGACGAGCGCGGGCGCGTCACCGGCCGCTCCATGCTGGAGCTTCTCGGCGCGGTCTATGCGCTGCACCCGGCTTTTGGCGAGGCGGAGATCGTCGAGATCGGCGCGGATGTGCGCCCGGCCTTTCCCGACAACATTCCGCGCCTGCGCCGGCGCGGCAACACGATCTATCTCAACGGGCTCTACCGCCATGGTTTCCTCGCCGCCCCCGCGCTCGCGCGACGCGCGGCCGACCTGGTGTTTGACGGGGCCCGTTGCCCGGAGGTGATGGATGAAGATCATCGTGAATGGTGA
- the thiS gene encoding sulfur carrier protein ThiS translates to MKIIVNGEPAQTLAGTLADLLNELDLADAMVATAVNGAMVRKAKRGETAISDGDRVEILAPMQGG, encoded by the coding sequence ATGAAGATCATCGTGAATGGTGAGCCGGCGCAGACCCTGGCGGGCACGCTGGCCGATCTCCTCAATGAGCTCGACCTCGCCGACGCCATGGTCGCGACGGCGGTGAACGGCGCGATGGTGCGCAAGGCAAAACGCGGCGAGACCGCGATCAGCGACGGCGACCGGGTGGAAATCCTCGCGCCGATGCAGGGAGGCTGA
- a CDS encoding thiazole synthase has product MTTNTLAGTLADPVEFYGTRVASRLLLGTAQYPSPAILAEAIRASKAEIVTVSLRRESGVAKAGQSFWQLIRDLGVKVLPNTAGCKTVKEAVTTAQMARDLFDTPWVKLEVIGEDDTLQPDVFGLVEAARILSREGFQVFPYTTEDLVVAEKLISAGCEVLMPWGAPIGSGRGLNNPYGLRSMRAHFPGIPLVVDAGVGVPSHAALAMELGYDAVLLNTAVAKAGDPVRMARAFARAIEAGREGLLADPMEVRDMAAPSTPVMGRAAFGQ; this is encoded by the coding sequence ATGACCACGAACACCCTCGCCGGTACGCTGGCCGACCCGGTGGAGTTCTACGGCACCCGGGTCGCCTCGCGCCTGCTGCTCGGCACCGCGCAGTACCCGTCCCCGGCGATCCTTGCCGAGGCGATCCGCGCCTCGAAGGCCGAGATCGTCACCGTCTCGCTGCGGCGCGAATCCGGGGTGGCCAAGGCCGGCCAGAGCTTCTGGCAGCTCATCCGCGATCTCGGCGTGAAGGTGCTGCCCAACACCGCCGGCTGCAAGACGGTGAAGGAAGCCGTCACCACCGCGCAGATGGCGCGCGACCTGTTCGACACGCCGTGGGTGAAGCTCGAGGTGATCGGCGAGGACGACACGCTGCAGCCGGACGTGTTCGGCCTTGTCGAGGCCGCGCGCATTCTCTCGCGCGAGGGGTTCCAGGTGTTCCCCTACACGACGGAAGACCTCGTCGTGGCCGAGAAGCTGATTTCCGCCGGCTGCGAGGTGCTGATGCCCTGGGGCGCGCCGATCGGCTCCGGGCGTGGGCTGAACAACCCCTATGGCCTGCGCTCCATGCGGGCGCATTTTCCCGGCATTCCGCTGGTGGTCGATGCCGGCGTCGGCGTGCCCTCGCATGCGGCGCTGGCGATGGAGCTCGGCTATGACGCGGTGCTGCTGAACACGGCGGTGGCCAAGGCCGGCGATCCCGTGCGCATGGCCCGCGCCTTTGCCCGCGCCATCGAGGCCGGCCGCGAGGGGCTGCTGGCCGATCCGATGGAGGTGCGCGACATGGCGGCGCCCTCGACGCCCGTGATGGGCCGCGCCGCCTTCGGCCAGTGA
- a CDS encoding thiamine phosphate synthase — protein sequence MKLDPFYLIVDRASWLPRLLPQGVKLVQLRAKDMDAAQLRAEITLAREVCARYGAQLIVNDYWQLAIELGCDFIHLGQEDLAEADLAYIRKAGVRLGISTHDDAELEVALLAQPAYVALGPVYPTILKKMKWAPQGLERVTAWKKRVGDIPLVGIGGLTIERAPGVLKAGADSVAVVTDVLLNANPEARAREWVEATREVVA from the coding sequence ATGAAGCTCGATCCCTTCTATCTCATCGTCGACCGCGCCTCCTGGCTGCCGCGCCTGCTGCCGCAGGGCGTGAAGCTGGTGCAGCTGCGCGCCAAGGACATGGACGCGGCGCAGCTGCGTGCCGAGATCACGCTCGCCCGCGAGGTCTGCGCCCGCTATGGCGCGCAGCTCATCGTCAATGATTACTGGCAGCTCGCCATCGAGCTCGGCTGCGACTTCATCCATCTCGGCCAGGAAGACCTCGCCGAGGCCGATCTCGCCTATATCCGCAAGGCGGGCGTCCGGCTCGGCATCAGCACGCATGACGATGCGGAGCTGGAAGTCGCGCTGCTGGCGCAGCCCGCTTATGTGGCGCTGGGGCCGGTCTATCCGACCATTCTGAAGAAGATGAAATGGGCCCCGCAGGGGCTGGAGCGCGTCACCGCCTGGAAGAAGCGGGTGGGCGACATTCCGCTCGTCGGCATTGGCGGGCTCACCATCGAGCGCGCGCCCGGCGTGCTGAAGGCCGGCGCGGACAGCGTGGCGGTGGTGACCGACGTGCTGCTCAACGCCAACCCGGAAGCCCGCGCCCGCGAATGGGTGGAAGCGACCCGCGAAGTGGTCGCCTGA
- a CDS encoding NAD(P)H-dependent oxidoreductase: MNLARLLKARATAGRPVRVGLIGAGKFGSMFLSQLRTTPGLHLLGIADLSVPRAHAALERTGWDVEAALAPSFAEALASGRTMLTEDAEALIAADGLDVVVEATGSPAAGAAHALTAIAHKRHVVMVTVEADVLVGPLLAARARDAGVVYSMGYGDQPALVCEMVDWARTCGFNVVCAGKGTKYLPSYHASTPDTIWSLYGLTPEQAAAGGMNAQMFNSFADGTKSSIEMAAIANAADLRAPSDGLLFPPCGVDDLAHVLRPHEAGGILEHAGTVETVSSLERDGRPVFRDLRWGVYVVFEAERGASGDYARRCFKEYGVVTDASGRYTALYRPYHLIGLELGISVASAALRGEPTGVTEHFNADVVAVAKRALKAGEKLDGEGGYTVWGKLLPAASSLARGALPIGLAHNVTLGRDMVEGEVIGWADVTIADTPIVRLRREMERAFSAPFSPIAD; this comes from the coding sequence ATGAATCTCGCCCGCCTGCTCAAGGCCCGCGCCACCGCCGGCCGCCCGGTCCGCGTCGGGCTCATCGGTGCCGGCAAATTCGGCTCGATGTTCCTGTCGCAGCTGCGCACCACGCCCGGCCTGCATTTGCTGGGGATCGCCGATCTCTCCGTGCCGCGCGCCCACGCCGCGCTGGAGCGCACCGGCTGGGATGTCGAGGCGGCGCTCGCCCCCTCCTTCGCGGAGGCGCTGGCGAGCGGGCGCACCATGCTGACCGAGGATGCCGAGGCGCTGATCGCCGCAGACGGACTCGACGTGGTGGTGGAGGCCACCGGCAGCCCCGCCGCCGGCGCCGCCCATGCGCTCACCGCCATCGCCCATAAGCGCCATGTAGTGATGGTGACGGTGGAGGCGGACGTGCTGGTCGGCCCGCTGCTCGCCGCCCGCGCCCGCGACGCCGGGGTGGTCTATTCCATGGGCTATGGCGACCAGCCGGCTCTCGTCTGCGAGATGGTGGACTGGGCGCGGACTTGCGGCTTCAACGTGGTCTGCGCCGGCAAGGGCACGAAATACCTGCCGAGCTACCACGCCTCGACCCCCGACACGATCTGGAGCCTGTACGGTCTCACGCCTGAGCAGGCGGCGGCGGGCGGCATGAACGCGCAGATGTTCAACTCTTTCGCCGACGGTACGAAGTCCTCCATCGAGATGGCCGCCATCGCCAATGCGGCGGACCTGCGCGCCCCCTCGGACGGGCTGCTGTTCCCGCCCTGCGGGGTCGACGATCTCGCCCATGTGCTGCGCCCGCACGAGGCCGGCGGCATTCTCGAACATGCCGGCACGGTCGAGACCGTCTCCAGCCTCGAGCGCGACGGGCGCCCGGTGTTCCGCGATCTGCGCTGGGGCGTCTATGTCGTGTTCGAGGCCGAGCGCGGCGCCTCCGGCGATTATGCGCGGCGCTGCTTCAAGGAATATGGCGTCGTCACCGATGCGTCGGGCCGCTACACCGCGCTGTACCGGCCCTATCACCTGATCGGGCTGGAACTCGGCATCAGTGTCGCCTCGGCCGCGCTGCGCGGCGAGCCAACGGGCGTCACCGAGCATTTCAACGCCGATGTGGTGGCGGTCGCCAAGCGCGCGCTCAAGGCGGGGGAAAAGCTCGACGGCGAGGGCGGCTACACGGTGTGGGGCAAGCTGCTGCCGGCGGCGAGTTCGCTGGCGCGCGGCGCCCTGCCCATCGGCCTCGCCCATAATGTCACGCTGGGCCGCGACATGGTCGAGGGCGAGGTGATCGGCTGGGCCGATGTCACCATCGCCGATACGCCCATCGTCCGCCTGCGCCGCGAGATGGAGCGCGCCTTCTCCGCCCCCTTCAGCCCCATCGCCGATTAG
- a CDS encoding SulP family inorganic anion transporter → MTSTTKYLRQWTGNIRADILSGIVVALALIPEAIGFSVIAGVDPKVGLFASFAIACVSAIVGGRPGMISAATAATAVVMVSLVRDHGLQYLFAATILMGLIQLVAGALKVGRLMRFVSRSVITGFVNALAILIFMAQLPELIGVPVETYPMIAAGLAIIYLFPRLTKTIPSPLVAIAALTLFAWWSGMDLRTVGDLGELPSSLPVFTLPDVPLTLETLRIILPYSLTLAAVGLLESLLTAQIVDDMTDTPSNKSQECVGQGTSNIASALIGGMGGCAMIGQSVINVTSGGRGRLSTFVAGAFLLFLILVLDDIVRIIPMAALVAVMIMVSIGTFSWRSLLELRSNPRSSSIVMLATVITVVATHDLAIGVLVGVLLSGVFFAGKVAQLVSVGEIIDAASGRLTFVVSGQIFFASSEVFLAAFDFENPAREVVIDVTHAHFWDITAVGALDKAVLKFRKAGASVEVIGLNEASATMVDRFAVHDKDGGTASALH, encoded by the coding sequence ATGACATCGACCACCAAATATCTGCGCCAGTGGACTGGCAACATCCGCGCCGACATTCTCTCCGGCATCGTGGTCGCCCTCGCCCTCATCCCGGAGGCCATTGGCTTCTCGGTGATCGCCGGCGTCGACCCGAAGGTCGGCCTGTTCGCCTCCTTCGCCATTGCCTGCGTCTCCGCCATTGTCGGCGGGCGCCCCGGCATGATCTCCGCCGCGACCGCGGCGACGGCCGTGGTGATGGTCTCCCTCGTGCGCGACCACGGGCTTCAGTATCTGTTCGCCGCGACCATTCTGATGGGCCTCATCCAGCTCGTCGCTGGCGCGCTCAAGGTCGGGCGGCTGATGCGCTTCGTCTCGCGCTCGGTCATCACCGGCTTCGTCAACGCGCTCGCCATCCTCATCTTCATGGCGCAGCTGCCCGAGTTGATCGGGGTGCCCGTCGAGACCTACCCGATGATCGCGGCGGGCCTCGCCATCATCTATCTGTTCCCGCGCCTCACCAAGACGATCCCCTCGCCGCTCGTCGCCATCGCCGCCCTCACCTTGTTCGCGTGGTGGAGCGGGATGGACCTGCGCACCGTGGGCGATCTTGGCGAGCTGCCGTCCAGCCTGCCGGTCTTCACCCTGCCGGATGTGCCGCTCACGCTGGAAACGCTGCGGATCATCCTGCCCTATTCACTGACGCTGGCCGCGGTCGGCCTGCTGGAATCGCTGCTCACCGCGCAGATTGTCGACGACATGACGGATACGCCGAGCAACAAGAGCCAGGAATGCGTCGGCCAGGGCACGAGCAACATCGCCTCGGCGCTGATCGGTGGCATGGGCGGCTGCGCCATGATCGGCCAGTCGGTCATCAACGTCACCTCCGGCGGGCGCGGGCGGCTCTCCACCTTCGTCGCCGGCGCCTTCCTGCTGTTCCTCATTCTGGTGCTGGACGACATCGTGCGCATCATCCCGATGGCGGCGCTGGTGGCGGTGATGATCATGGTGTCGATCGGCACCTTCTCCTGGCGCTCGCTGCTGGAGCTGCGCAGCAACCCGCGCTCCTCCTCCATCGTCATGCTGGCGACCGTCATCACCGTGGTGGCCACGCATGACCTCGCCATCGGCGTATTGGTGGGCGTGCTGCTGTCCGGCGTGTTCTTCGCCGGCAAGGTGGCGCAGCTGGTCAGCGTCGGCGAGATCATCGACGCGGCGAGCGGGCGCCTCACCTTCGTCGTCTCGGGGCAGATCTTCTTCGCCTCGTCCGAGGTATTCCTCGCCGCCTTCGATTTCGAGAACCCGGCGCGCGAGGTGGTGATCGACGTCACCCATGCGCATTTCTGGGACATCACCGCCGTCGGCGCGCTCGACAAGGCGGTGCTGAAGTTCCGCAAGGCGGGGGCGAGCGTGGAGGTGATCGGGCTCAACGAGGCCAGCGCCACCATGGTCGACCGCTTCGCGGTCCACGACAAGGACGGCGGCACCGCCTCGGCGCTGCACTGA
- a CDS encoding MHYT domain-containing protein, with translation MDHVATHDPGLVTLSVLIAIAASFTALDLAGRIPVASGLARVGWLALAAVVLGGGIWAMHFVGMLALNAGLAIHYDLELTALSLLIAVVATGLALIAASQPRIPIARLVLAGMFMGLAIVGMHYTGMAAMRMTGAIANDFLYAGAAVIVAVSASIAALWLAFRHHSLAERVAGAVALGLGIAGMHYVAMAGVSFLPGEGHVVAVRGGAFDNAHLVIAVAAVSFTICAAALLAAIYDRRFMLLAQRETAMWREGEERYRNLYRRTPLPLHSLGADGRIEQVSDRWLELLGYAREEVVGRPLTDFMSPESARQRHEEHWPRLLGTGELREAEYQLVTKEGRRLDCVLSAVAERDAQGTLVKTLCGLIDITDRRQAEEALRQAQKLEAVGQLTGGIAHDFNNLLAVIMGNLELVRKRAPDEPRLQTLIDNTLQAAQRGAALTQRMLAFARRQDLKPEPVDVPELVLGMADLLRRSIGPSVRIETRFPLGLPKARVDANQLELALLNLAVNARDAMPEGGAIVISAHEAEVAVTDEGDGANGLKPGRYFCLSLSDTGSGMDEATLAHAAEPFFTTKGVGKGTGLGLAMVHGLAAQSGGKLALASRLGEGTTATIHLPIVEPVAVASPAPAASPEAVPPLPPPIEPEPGAVRVLVVDDDPLVLSATAAMLEDLDFAVTEASSGAEALKTLENGAGIDVVLTDQAMPGMTGIQLAAIILERWPSLPVILGTGYAELPAEARPDMVRLGKPFSRDMLQRAILGATRPRADNVVTFPPRSA, from the coding sequence ATGGATCACGTCGCGACCCATGATCCGGGGCTTGTGACGCTGTCGGTGCTGATCGCGATCGCCGCCTCCTTCACGGCGCTCGACCTTGCGGGCCGTATTCCTGTGGCCTCCGGCCTCGCGCGGGTCGGCTGGCTCGCGCTGGCCGCCGTCGTGCTGGGCGGGGGCATCTGGGCGATGCACTTCGTCGGCATGCTGGCGCTGAATGCCGGCCTTGCCATCCATTATGACCTCGAGCTCACCGCGCTGTCGCTGCTCATCGCCGTCGTGGCGACGGGACTGGCGCTGATCGCCGCGAGCCAGCCGCGCATCCCCATCGCGCGACTGGTGCTGGCCGGCATGTTCATGGGCCTCGCCATTGTCGGCATGCATTACACCGGCATGGCGGCGATGCGCATGACCGGCGCCATCGCCAATGATTTCCTCTACGCGGGCGCCGCGGTGATCGTGGCCGTGTCCGCCTCGATCGCCGCGCTGTGGCTGGCGTTCCGCCATCACAGTCTCGCCGAGCGCGTGGCCGGCGCGGTGGCTCTGGGGCTCGGCATCGCCGGGATGCACTATGTCGCCATGGCCGGCGTGAGCTTTCTCCCCGGCGAGGGCCATGTCGTCGCCGTGCGCGGTGGCGCCTTCGATAATGCCCATCTCGTCATCGCCGTCGCGGCGGTGAGCTTCACCATCTGCGCCGCCGCCCTGCTCGCCGCGATCTATGACCGGCGCTTCATGCTTCTGGCGCAGCGCGAGACCGCGATGTGGCGCGAGGGCGAGGAACGCTATCGCAACCTGTACCGCCGTACCCCGCTGCCGCTGCATTCGCTTGGTGCGGATGGGCGCATCGAGCAGGTGAGCGACCGCTGGCTCGAGCTTCTCGGCTATGCGCGCGAGGAGGTGGTTGGCCGGCCGCTGACCGATTTCATGTCGCCGGAATCGGCGCGGCAGCGCCATGAGGAGCATTGGCCGCGCCTGCTCGGCACCGGCGAACTGCGCGAGGCGGAGTACCAGCTCGTGACCAAGGAGGGCCGGCGTCTCGACTGCGTGCTCTCCGCGGTGGCCGAGCGTGATGCGCAGGGCACACTGGTCAAGACGCTGTGCGGCCTCATCGACATTACCGACCGCCGTCAGGCCGAAGAAGCGCTGCGCCAGGCGCAGAAGCTGGAGGCCGTGGGCCAGCTCACGGGCGGAATCGCGCATGATTTCAACAACTTGCTGGCGGTCATCATGGGCAATCTCGAACTGGTGCGCAAGCGCGCGCCGGACGAGCCGCGCCTGCAGACGCTGATCGACAACACGCTGCAGGCCGCCCAGCGCGGCGCGGCGCTCACCCAGCGCATGCTCGCCTTTGCCCGCCGGCAGGATCTGAAGCCCGAGCCCGTCGATGTGCCGGAACTCGTTCTCGGCATGGCCGATCTGCTGCGCCGCTCCATCGGGCCCAGCGTGCGGATCGAGACGCGCTTTCCGCTCGGCCTGCCCAAGGCGCGGGTGGACGCCAACCAGCTCGAACTGGCTCTGCTCAATCTCGCGGTGAATGCCCGCGACGCCATGCCCGAGGGCGGCGCCATCGTCATCAGCGCGCATGAGGCTGAGGTCGCCGTCACTGACGAGGGCGATGGCGCTAACGGCTTGAAGCCGGGACGTTATTTCTGCCTGTCGCTGTCGGATACCGGCTCCGGCATGGATGAGGCGACGCTGGCCCATGCCGCCGAGCCGTTCTTCACCACCAAGGGCGTCGGCAAGGGCACCGGCCTCGGCCTTGCCATGGTTCACGGCCTCGCCGCGCAATCGGGCGGCAAGCTGGCGCTGGCGAGCCGGCTGGGAGAGGGGACGACGGCGACCATCCATTTGCCGATTGTCGAGCCTGTGGCGGTGGCTTCGCCGGCGCCCGCCGCGTCGCCGGAAGCGGTGCCGCCCCTGCCGCCGCCGATCGAGCCGGAGCCGGGTGCGGTGCGGGTGCTGGTGGTCGATGACGACCCGTTGGTGCTCTCCGCCACGGCGGCGATGCTGGAAGACCTCGATTTTGCCGTCACCGAGGCCTCGTCGGGCGCGGAGGCCTTGAAAACATTGGAAAATGGCGCGGGGATCGACGTCGTTCTCACCGATCAGGCGATGCCCGGCATGACCGGTATCCAGCTTGCCGCCATCATTCTGGAGCGCTGGCCGAGCCTGCCGGTGATCCTCGGCACCGGCTATGCCGAGCTGCCGGCGGAGGCGCGCCCGGACATGGTGCGGCTCGGCAAGCCGTTCAGCCGCGACATGCTGCAGCGGGCCATTCTCGGCGCGACGCGGCCAAGGGCCGACAATGTCGTGACTTTTCCGCCCCGCAGCGCCTGA
- a CDS encoding cryptochrome/photolyase family protein gives MTRPSPQPMRPGGTLRLVLGDQLSRSLSALDGLDPARDTVLMMEVRAEATYVRHHAQKIALFFSAMRHFAAALGEEGVRVDYIRLDDPANSQSFAGEIARAVERHAPARVIATEPGEWRVEDALLALREELPIPLEIRPDSRFFATRGDFERWAEGRRSLRMEFFYRQMRRAHGLLMEGEAPLGGRWNFDAENREALPKDVHAPTPPRFLPDAITAEVLKLVAREFPGHFGTLDGFGWAVTREDALTALDHFIAHVLPRFGDYQDAMRAGDPFLFHAILSPYLNLGLLEPREVCAAAERAFHEGAAPLNAVEGFIRQILGWREYVRGIYWLKMPDYARSNHLGATRPLPRFFWDGQTDLACLAHVVADTRAHAYAHHIQRLMVIGNFALLAGLDPAAVEEWFLIVYADAVEWVELPNVHGMALFADGGVLGSKPYAASGAYIDRMSDYCGSCRYDPKVKSGPKACPFNYLYWDFLDRNRETLARNPRLAMPYRNLARFDEARRHTIRTDAARFLNGLEPAQAGRDW, from the coding sequence ATGACGCGCCCCTCCCCTCAGCCAATGCGCCCCGGCGGCACGCTGCGCCTCGTGCTCGGCGACCAGCTCAGCCGCTCGTTAAGCGCGCTCGACGGGCTCGATCCGGCCCGTGACACCGTGCTGATGATGGAGGTGCGGGCGGAGGCGACCTATGTGCGCCACCATGCGCAGAAGATCGCCCTGTTCTTTTCCGCCATGCGCCACTTCGCGGCGGCGCTGGGGGAGGAAGGCGTGCGCGTCGACTACATCCGCCTCGATGATCCCGCCAACAGCCAGAGCTTCGCCGGTGAGATCGCCCGCGCCGTTGAGCGCCACGCGCCCGCGCGCGTCATCGCCACCGAGCCCGGCGAATGGCGCGTCGAGGACGCGCTGCTCGCGCTCCGCGAGGAACTGCCCATCCCGCTGGAGATTCGCCCGGACAGCCGCTTCTTCGCCACGCGCGGGGATTTCGAGCGCTGGGCGGAAGGCCGCCGCAGCCTGCGCATGGAGTTCTTCTACCGGCAGATGCGCCGCGCGCACGGCCTGCTGATGGAGGGCGAGGCGCCCCTTGGCGGGCGCTGGAACTTCGATGCCGAGAACCGCGAGGCGCTCCCCAAGGACGTCCACGCCCCCACCCCGCCGCGCTTTCTCCCCGACGCGATCACCGCCGAGGTGCTGAAGCTCGTCGCCCGCGAATTCCCCGGCCATTTCGGCACGCTGGACGGTTTCGGCTGGGCGGTGACGCGGGAGGACGCCCTCACCGCGCTCGATCATTTCATCGCCCATGTCCTGCCGCGCTTCGGCGACTATCAGGACGCGATGCGCGCGGGCGACCCGTTCCTGTTCCACGCCATCCTCTCGCCCTATCTCAATCTCGGCCTGCTGGAGCCGCGCGAGGTTTGCGCGGCCGCCGAGCGGGCCTTCCATGAGGGCGCGGCGCCGCTCAACGCGGTGGAGGGCTTCATCCGCCAGATCCTCGGCTGGCGGGAATATGTGCGCGGCATCTATTGGCTGAAGATGCCGGACTATGCCCGCTCCAACCATTTGGGCGCCACGCGCCCGCTGCCGCGCTTCTTCTGGGACGGGCAGACCGACCTCGCCTGCCTCGCCCATGTGGTGGCCGACACGCGCGCTCACGCCTATGCCCACCACATCCAGCGGCTGATGGTGATCGGCAATTTCGCCCTGCTGGCGGGGCTCGATCCGGCGGCGGTGGAGGAATGGTTCCTCATCGTCTATGCCGACGCGGTGGAATGGGTGGAGCTGCCCAATGTCCACGGCATGGCGCTGTTCGCCGATGGCGGGGTGCTCGGCTCCAAGCCCTATGCGGCCTCGGGCGCCTATATTGACCGCATGTCGGATTATTGCGGCAGCTGCCGCTACGACCCGAAAGTGAAGTCCGGCCCGAAAGCCTGCCCGTTCAACTATCTCTATTGGGACTTTCTCGACCGCAACCGGGAGACGCTAGCGCGCAACCCGCGCCTCGCCATGCCCTATCGCAACCTCGCCCGCTTCGACGAGGCCCGCCGCCACACAATCCGCACCGACGCCGCCCGCTTCCTCAACGGGCTGGAACCGGCGCAGGCCGGCCGCGACTGGTAG